In one window of Sciurus carolinensis chromosome X, mSciCar1.2, whole genome shotgun sequence DNA:
- the LOC124971420 gene encoding histone H2A-Bbd type 1-like: protein MAGKKYRRNYKSKKQTISRSTRAELQFPVSRVDRFLRQAHYGQRLSSSTPVFLAGVLEYLTAKILDLAGQEAHSNRRMRITPEHVEKVLEKNGQLCRIFEENSKSPDAEKPNKSKK, encoded by the coding sequence ATGGCTGGGAAAAAATACCGTCGTAACTACAAATCTAAGAAGCAGACCATATCCAGATCCACAAGAGCAGAACTGCAGTTCCCTGTTAGCCGCGTAGACCGCTTCCTGAGACAGGCTCACTACGGCCAGCGCCTGAGCTCGTCCACACCTGTTTTCCTTGCTGGTGTTCTGGAGTACCTGACAGCCAAAATCCTGGATCTAGCAGGTCAGGAGGCTCACAGCAATCGCAGGATGCGCATCACCCCGGAACACGTGGAGAAGGTGCTGGAGAAGAACGGGCAGCTCTGTCGCATCTTCGAGGAGAACTCCAAATCTCCGGATGCTGAGAAACCCAACAAGAGTAAGAAGTGA